The Bombus terrestris chromosome 4, iyBomTerr1.2, whole genome shotgun sequence genome has a window encoding:
- the LOC100642202 gene encoding LOW QUALITY PROTEIN: ataxin-2 homolog (The sequence of the model RefSeq protein was modified relative to this genomic sequence to represent the inferred CDS: substituted 1 base at 1 genomic stop codon), with protein sequence MRIFVEQNTSLPRIFVLLLLTVPACLAQFSIQGPSDGNRVAQGLRIEEGKGIQYTDQNESNEGGFSITGATDGNAQIQGASDGHSNFRIHGASRGPAESYNVQGPSAGSYNIQGSTDGHSHSIIQGSYDGNSGSAKSLQYNDPSGLRVNWKSFDRQPQPRAQQTAQYSEAAIASAPRAPHRQRAHAPRQPQPPPQPEPFALQQSRPLDNAPTQIKQLLQLQAQLPYVNIIPEPYRYENLLASQGNQRPEYQPEYQPEYQPRYQPEAQEEPAPSPRRPAYRGKPRGPPRQRRQAPQYRPEAPAAPQQQHRRLPQPPAEPQIKYNPNLPPQLQQLLKYQAETPYVNLIPEQYRFNPEPAAQMQVEQVRNYYQDLLRQQPTSPTVHTVPPVVAPAPQRIRGPPQDPQSGPAYSRPKRQAPHQRQLRPQQLPAEPVPQYSTNVPGQIQSLLKYQAQIPYNIIANQIDYRLDKPYVPQPIKPTGAPEVQYQPPNQYQSQSQYQGQSQYQEQNQYQNQNQYQDQNQYQSQIQSPDAYQGQSSGYSQVYASQSQYTQAQFGAQEPEHGVRPVTERQYXRQSLVQLSRIFYICF encoded by the exons ATGAGAATATTTGTAGAACAAAACACTTCACTGCCAAGGATATTT GTTCTTTTGTTACTAACAGTTCCAGCGTGCTTGGCACAATTCTCGATACAAGGACCCAGTGACGGGAATCGAGTCGCCCAGGGTTTACGAATAGAGGAAGGGAAAGGAATCCAATACACAGATCAAAATG AATCAAACGAAGGTGGCTTTAGTATTACAGGCGCAACAGACGGTAACGCTCAAATACAAGGTGCTAGCGATGGTCATTCTAATTTTCGAATTCATGGTGCCAGTCGCGGCCCAGCGGAAAGCTACAATGTACAAGGACCTAGTGCAGGGTCATACAACATCCAAGGATCAACTGATGGACATAGTCATTCAATTATTCAAGGCTCCTACGATGGTAATTCAGGGTCTGCGAAATCTCTCCAGTATAATGATCCCAGTG GATTAAGAGTGAACTGGAAATCATTTGATCGGCAACCACAGCCAAGGGCGCAGCAGACAGCACAATACTCGGAAGCTGCAATCGCAAGTGCACCAAGAGCGCCACATCGGCAAAGGGCTCATGCACCAAGGCAACCGCAACCACCTCCACAACCCGAACCATTTGCTTTACAACAATCGAGGCCTTTGGATAATGCACCTACGCAAATCAAGCAGCTTCTCCAATTGCAAGCACAACTTCCATACGTTAATATTATTCCTGAACCATATAG ATATGAAAATTTGTTAGCATCACAAGGTAATCAACGACCTGAGTATCAACCTGAGTATCAACCTGAGTATCAACCTCGGTATCAACCCGAAGCCCAAGAGGAACCAGCCCCTTCACCACGACGACCAGCTTATCGTGGGAAACCACGTGGTCCGCCTAGACAGAGGCGACAGGCGCCACAATACAGACCGGAAGCTCCTGCTGCACCGCAACAGCAGCATCGCAGACTTCCGCAACCACCGGCTGAACctcaaattaaatataatccCAATCTACCGCCTCAGCTTCAACAACTATTGAAATACCAGGCCGAAACTCCGTATGTCAACTTAATTCCTGAACAATACAg ATTTAATCCGGAGCCAGCCGCCCAAATGCAGGTAGAGCAGGTCCGTAACTACTACCAAGATCTTTTAAGACAGCAACCAACATCTCCTACCGTACACACAGTACCGCCAGTGGTCGCGCCTGCCCCACAACGAATACGAGGTCCACCACAAGATCCGCAATCAGGTCCGGCATATTCTAGACCAAAAAGACAAGCGCCACATCAACGACAGCTACGACCGCAACAACTACCAGCTGAACCAGTACCACAATATTCCACCAATGTTCCTGGTCAAATTCAGAGTTTATTGAAATACCAAGCACAAATTCCTTATAACATTATCGCCAATCAGATCGATTATCGTCTTGATAAGCCATACGTGCCTCAACCAATTAAACCTACTGGTGCTCCGGAAGTTCAATATCAACCTCCAAATCAATATCAAAGTCAAAGTCAATATCAAGGACAGAGTCAATATCAAGAACAAAATCAATATCAAAATCAAAATCAGTATCAAGATCAAAACCAATATCAAAGCCAGATTCAATCACCAGACGCGTACCAAGGTCAATCAAGTGGATATAGCCAAGTCTATGCATCGCAGTCACAGTATACTCAGGCTCAATTTGGAGCACAAGAACCTGAGCATGGAGTTCGTCCTGTTACCGAAAGACAATATTGAAGACAATCGTTGGTTCAATTAAGTCGTATCTTCTATATTTGCTTTTGA